One Actinomyces marmotae DNA window includes the following coding sequences:
- a CDS encoding carboxylate--amine ligase — protein MTARHERILPVVIGGDIGVYAIARQLHEATGQRVTVLANAPIDAIRRSSYIDTAPLPAHATREQIRDALTGLAAGREPRSAVVMANTDAMATILASLRGDLEPVYAVPFPDVDVIDRVSDKGAFGRICDEAGVRSPRQVIVDFAGADSPDWAAPAIDIPFPLVAKAAVGAAYDAVEFPGKRKIWFMDSAAELDSLWADLRAAGFRSTFVVQELIAGDNTAMRSITAYVGSDGAVRLIGSARVLLEDHAPTMIGNPVAMITEAFPELWAGAERILTAAGYRGFANFDVKIDPATGEPVFFEINPRIGRNSFYMTAAGANPMVPMLADLIDGAPLPRKQVTEEILYSLVPTRLLLRYIRDDALAARIRSLAPGADPLRDPTDRSLVRAALVEAQRLNHYRKFKRYYPEPTDLSY, from the coding sequence ATGACCGCACGGCACGAGCGGATCCTGCCCGTCGTCATCGGCGGCGACATCGGCGTCTACGCCATCGCCCGCCAACTGCATGAGGCCACGGGCCAGAGGGTCACCGTGCTGGCCAATGCGCCCATCGACGCCATTCGCCGCTCCTCCTACATCGACACCGCGCCCCTGCCCGCCCACGCCACCCGGGAGCAGATCCGCGACGCCCTGACCGGCCTGGCCGCCGGGCGCGAGCCCCGCAGTGCCGTGGTCATGGCCAACACTGATGCCATGGCGACCATCCTCGCCTCCCTGCGCGGCGACCTCGAGCCGGTCTACGCCGTGCCCTTCCCGGATGTCGACGTCATCGACCGCGTCTCCGACAAGGGCGCCTTCGGCCGTATCTGCGATGAGGCCGGCGTGCGCAGCCCCAGGCAGGTCATCGTCGACTTCGCGGGCGCCGACAGCCCCGACTGGGCCGCCCCCGCCATCGACATCCCCTTCCCCCTCGTGGCCAAGGCCGCCGTGGGCGCCGCCTATGACGCCGTCGAGTTCCCCGGCAAGCGCAAGATCTGGTTCATGGACAGCGCCGCCGAGCTCGACTCCCTGTGGGCCGACCTGCGCGCGGCCGGCTTCCGCTCCACCTTCGTCGTCCAGGAGCTCATCGCGGGCGACAACACCGCCATGCGCTCCATCACGGCCTACGTCGGCTCCGACGGCGCCGTCAGGCTCATCGGCTCGGCCCGCGTCCTCCTGGAGGACCACGCCCCCACGATGATCGGCAACCCCGTCGCCATGATCACAGAGGCCTTCCCCGAGCTGTGGGCCGGCGCGGAGCGCATCCTCACCGCGGCCGGGTACCGCGGCTTCGCCAACTTCGACGTCAAGATCGACCCCGCCACCGGTGAGCCCGTCTTCTTTGAGATCAACCCACGCATCGGCCGCAACTCCTTCTACATGACGGCCGCCGGCGCCAATCCCATGGTCCCCATGCTCGCCGACCTCATCGACGGCGCGCCCCTGCCCCGCAAACAGGTCACCGAGGAGATCCTCTACTCCCTGGTGCCCACGCGCCTGCTGCTGCGCTACATCCGCGACGACGCCCTGGCCGCCCGCATCCGCTCGCTCGCCCCCGGCGCCGACCCCCTGCGCGACCCCACGGACCGCTCCCTGGTGCGCGCCGCGCTCGTCGAGGCCCAGCGTCTCAACCACTACCGAAAGTTCAAGCGCTACTACCCCGAGCCCACCGACCTGTCCTACTGA